AGAAGATTAACCCGGGCCCTTTCTGTAAATCTGTGTTACCAGTTCCAACAACTCCCGGTAACGAATGGGTTTGGCGAGGTAGTAATCAAAGCCCGCCTGCAGAATCCGTTCACGGTCATTCTTCATGGCCATTGCCGTAACCGCGGCTACGGGAACGGGTTTGAACCCGGGGTCCTTTTTCAGATGACGGATGGGGGAGGAATCACCAAAGTCCGCCGGCTGAACATCCATCACGACTAAATCGGGAATTGCGTAAACAGCGGTTTCCAGTGCCGTGTCCACCGAGTCGGCAATCATGACTTCATGCCCCCCGGATATCAATACGGTGCGGATCAACTTGAGATTCACAGCGTCGCGATCAATGACCAGGATCCGCACTACCCGCCTCCCGCGACAAGTTGCCCCAATGCCTCGGACACGCGCTCCGGGTCCACGCCATCCGGACGCAGCAAAGCGAACAGGCCCGGACGCATGGCTTGAAGATTGCTTTCCGATTCCTGCGGCTCCAGCACCAGCACAGTGGGGATGCGCCGGGTTTCCGGCCGTTCCGCCAGAAGCTGAATCAACTCAAAACCACTGATATCCGGCTGCACCGCGGATATCAGCAAAAGGTTCGGAACATCGTTTAACGTGGCGTCTATGCCGGCAAGGCCCCCCGCGGCCACAGCCACACTCCATCCCAGAGAGGTCAGCACTTGCTTTCCCTGTTGCAGCCGTTGGCTGTCGCCATCCACCAGCAGCGCCCGTTTGCCCGCCCCGGGATCAGCGGCAAGGTTCCTTGCAGCGATTTCATCCAGAATAGGGCGCAGGGAAGCCTCGGTTAACGGAAACAGTGCAACCGCGGATGGCGCCAGTACCGCGCCCTGGCCCCCGGAAGAGGCTTCCAGGACCAGAACAACCGGAATGGTGCGGAACTTGGGTAATTCCTTGATCTGGATCAACATGCGCATCCCTTCCAGGGACGGATAATCCGCGTCCAGAAGCATCGCGTGGGCCTGGCGGCGGTTCAACCATTCCCAGGCTTGTGCGTAGTCGGCCAGGGCGGTAAACTCATGATTCCGCAAGGCCGGCCACGCTTGAATCCGATCCCGCAGACTGCTGTTTCTCGACAACAGCAACAATGAAAGCGATTCGCGGTGGGCCGGCTCACCATCCATCGCGGAGGCAGGGGGAAAATCCGCGTCCGCCTCAAGGGTCTTTCTCCAGGGCAGGTACACGGTAAAGCGACTGCCTTCTCCAACCCGGCTCTCTACGTTCACCCATCCGCCATGCAACTCGGTCAGGCGCTTCACCATGGTCAAGCCCAATCCGGTTCCCTCGTACTTGCGGCTCAGAGAACCGTCCGCCTGCTCAAAGGGAACGAAAAGGCGTTGCTGATCCTGGGTCGA
This sequence is a window from Candidatus Aminicenantes bacterium. Protein-coding genes within it:
- a CDS encoding response regulator; the protein is MGKQSSSHASGPVRFAASGWRGPGARVRGIGATCRGRRVVRILVIDRDAVNLKLIRTVLISGGHEVMIADSVDTALETAVYAIPDLVVMDVQPADFGDSSPIRHLKKDPGFKPVPVAAVTAMAMKNDRERILQAGFDYYLAKPIRYRELLELVTQIYRKGPG